A genomic region of Euwallacea fornicatus isolate EFF26 chromosome 32, ASM4011564v1, whole genome shotgun sequence contains the following coding sequences:
- the aux gene encoding cyclin-G-associated kinase yields the protein MSDLFKSAFEYFSGPANGQIENSFVGQLIEISNVKLKIKKVIAEGGFAVVFVAQDVSTGRDYALKRLLAADEEAKRNIMQEINVLKKVSGHPNIIQFLSVSCIDKSQTQHGQSEYLLITELCTGGSLVELLRARTTPFDPEVITSIFYQTCRAVAHMHSQNPAIVHRDLKIDNLLISVENTVKLCDFGSATSEIFQPDLTWSANQHSSLEENLARFTTPMYRAPEMVDTWSNHYIGTPVDVWALGCILYTLCFMKHPYDDSAKLKIINAKYTLPTDSKFSCFHDIIRSCFQTNPEQRITVSGILDRLAAIAETRGYDLKAPLPFKTNQVQAEQGNGDCLSNNTPTHKVPPARPSIQPSPSHQVNGTRPNRPPQPISQTIAPAQRPSAPPNQHTQILNRSGDQPKQASLFSSLKGGAGSFLKNLKDTSSKVMASVQQTMGRTDLDIHYLTSRIVVMPYPSEGLESAYKTNHIEDVRLFLDSRHPNYRYSVYNLTNKPHQSKFGPARVVDCSFAYPDHFKAPLLNSMYQLCEDIYQYLSGDSRNVVVLHCTDGKATSATMFCALMIYSGLYEVPEDALQMFAVKRCPPNMRPSELRYLYYLADIVNNPPLYPHYNPVTLVSIQMTPMPLFTKVRDGCRPYIEVYSENRCILSTLQDYERMRLYNIAEGKCLLPVNATVCGDVCIVINHARNILGGVMTQGKATGIKICQIQLHTGYIPEEETCIRFPKSELDEISEGQEHYQQGFTVTLNVFVGDNERRPTQPAPWQTDQTERVPDTIFSSQIEKDETVENFKSKPSKKPVQRPPKLPVRPAPPFLVPDPIGNDISEEETEHIVIEQEVEVIEEAVDLLNLNSGSATMENTVRPSPSTNFDLLSGLGEEVRSFPEFKNVVHPPTQATSKDIFDPFGSFGAGGDNSNLLGDWSSFDASGPTANNQTKSATQSAQQTSTREEKKDFFADFGNIGGLNFGVHQPKAPQSSFTSSSGSRTPNDTPSTPYSQSATTTPQHHAKSPLGPDYSRSHFEPLNKTNHKEDSKSKPKSGDVFGDLLGSQGYTFSAKKDNVPRTINAMRKEELAIHMDPEKLKVMEWVEGKKNNIRALLCSMHTILWDGTKWNKCEMHQLVTASDVKKAYRKACLAVHPDKQVGTENENLAKLIFMELNNAWSDFENDASQQNMFGS from the exons atGAGTGATTTGTTTAAATCTGCGTTTGAATATTTTAGTGGCCCTGCAAATGGCCAAATAGAGAATAGTTTTGTGGGGCAActaatagaaatttcaaatgtaaaactcaaaatcaaaaaagttatagCTGAAG GAGGATTTGCTGTAGTTTTTGTGGCTCAGGATGTGTCTACAGGCAGAGATTATGCCCTTAAg CGACTGCTGGCAGCAGATGAAGAGGCTAAAAGAAATATCATGCAAGAAATCAACGTATTAAAAAAGGTATCTGGTCATCCCAACATAATACAATTCCTCTCAGTTTCATGTATTGATAAGTCCCAAACTCAGCATGGGCAATCAGAATATCTGCTCATTACAGAATTATGTACAG GAGGATCTTTGGTTGAGTTACTACGAGCCAGAACAACTCCCTTTGATCCTGAGGTAATCACATCAATATTTTACCAAACATGTAGGGCTGTGGCTCATATGCACTCACAAAATCCAGCAATAGTGCATAGagatttgaaaatagataacttgcTTATCAGTGTTGAAAATACTGTTAAGCTTTGTGATTTTGGTTCTGCTACAAGTGAGATATTTCAACCTGATTTAACATGGTCTGCTAATCAGCATTCTAGCTTAGAAGAAAAT TTGGCCAGATTTACAACACCAATGTACAGGGCCCCAGAAATGGTAGATACATGGAGCAATCATTACATTGGGACCCCAGTTGATGTTTGGGCCCTTGGCTGCATATTGTACACCTTGTGTTTCATGAAGCATCCTTATGATGACAGTGCAAAACTGAAGATAATTAATGCCAAATATACATTACCCACAGATTCAAAGTTTTCATGCTTTCATGATATTATTA GAAGCTGTTTTCAAACAAACCCAGAGCAACGTATTACTGTGTCAGGAATTCTAGATCGTCTTGCTGCAATTGCTGAGACTCGTGGATATGATCTTAAAGCACCTCTGCCATTCAAAACCAATCAAGTGCAAGCAGAACAG GGTAATGGAGATTGTTTATCTAATAATACTCCAACACATAAGGTGCCACCTGCTAGGCCTTCTATACAACCAAGTCCTTCACATCAGGTTAATGGAACAAGGCCCAACAGGCCACCTCAACCA ATCTCTCAAACAATTGCACCTGCACAGAGGCCATCAGCTCCTCCCAACCAACACACACAGATACTCAACCGTTCAGGCGATCAGCCAAAACAAGCCAGTTTATTTTCTTCCTTAAAGGGTGGGGCTGGTAGTTTTTTGAAGAATCTTAAAGATACCAGTTCCAAAGTTATGGCCAGTGTACAACA aaCTATGGGTAGAACTGACTTAGATATTCACTATCTAACTTCAAGAATAGTTGTAATGCCTTATCCCTCTGAAGGGCTTGAGTCTGCCTATAAGACTAATCATATAGAGGATGTCAGGTTATTTTTGGATTCTAGGCATCCGAATTATCG GTATTCGGTGTATAATTTAACAAACAAGCCCCACCAATCAAAATTTGGGCCTGCAAGAGTTGTTGATTGTTCCTTTGCTTATCCAGATCATTTTAAGGCACCTTTACTTAATTCTATGTATCAACTCTGTGAGGATATTTATCAGTATTTGTCTG GTGATAGCCGTAATGTCGTAGTACTGCACTGTACTGACGGCAAAGCAACATCAGCCACAATGTTTTGTGCGCTTATGATATACTCGGGCCTGTACGAAGTACCTGAAGATGCTTTACAAATGTTTGCAGTCAAAAGATGTCCCCCCAATATGCGGCCTTCCGAATTAAG atatttataTTATCTGGCAGACATCGTGAACAACCCGCCCTTGTACCCTCACTATAATCCAGTAACTTTAGTTTCTATTCAAATGACTCCAATGCCGCTCTTTACTAAAGTACGTGATGGATGTCGACCTTACATTGAAGTGTACAGTGAAAACCGCTGTATATTGTCTACGCTGCAAGATTATGAGAGAATGAGACTGTACAACATAGCTGaaggaaaatgtttgttaCCCGTAAATGCCACAGTTTGCGGTGATGTTTGTATTGTAATAAATCACGCTAGGAACATATTAGGAGGCGTTATGACACAAGGAAAAGCCAcgggaattaaaatttgtcaaataCAGCTGCACACGGGATATATTCCTGAGGAAGAAACTTGCATTCGATTCCCAAAATCAGAACTAGACGAAATAAGCGAAGGTCAAGAGCATTATCAGCAAGGATTTACTGTAACTTTGAATGTTTTCGTCGGCGATAATGAAAGAAGACCTACGCAGCCCGCGCCATGGCAAACCGATCAAACTGAGCGAGTCCCAGACACAATATTCTCTTCTCAAATTGAAAAAGATGAAACGGTCGAGAATTTCAAAAGCAAGCCTAGTAAAAAGCCCGTGCAGAGACCACCTAAGCTGCCCGTTAGACCTGCTCCCCCGTTTCTAGTACCAGACCCAATTGGAAACGATATTTCTGAGGAAGAAACTGAGCATATAGTAATTGAACAGGAAGTTGAGGTAATTGAAGAAGCAGTTGATTTACTAAACTTAAATAGTGGCTCTGCAACGATGGAGAATACTGTCAGACCCTCTCCCAGTACAAATTTCGATCTCCTTAGTGGCTTAG gagAAGAAGTGAGAAGTTTTCCcgagtttaaaaatgttgttcaTCCACCAACACAAGCAACTTCTAAAGACATTTTCGATCCCTTTGGTTCATTTGGCGCTGGAGGAGATAACAGCAACCTGTTGGGGGATTGGAGTAGTTTTGATGCTTCAGGACCTACAGCTAACAATCAAACAAAATCTGCTACACAATCTGCTCAGCAGACATCAACTCGAGAAGAGAAAAAAGACTTCTTTGCAGATTTTG GTAATATAGGAGGATTAAACTTCGGCGTTCATCAACCAAAGGCTCCGCAATCTTCATTCACTTCATCTAGTGGTAGTAGAACACCGAATGATACTCCGTCAACTCCGTACAGTCAATCGGCGACTACCACACCTCAGCACCATGCTAAGTCTCCCTTGGGACCTGATTACAGTAG ATCGCATTTTGAACCCTTGAACAAAACAAACCATAAAGAGGATTCGAAATCGAAACCAAAAAGTGGCGATGTCTTTGGGGACTTGCTTGGCTCTCAGGGGTACACTTTCAGCGCCAAAAAAGACAACGTCCCTCGGACCATAAACGCGATGCGTAAGGAAGAATTAGCGATCCACATGGATCCAGAAAAGTTAAAGGTCATGGAATGG GTGGAAGGAAAGAAGAATAACATACGAGCCTTGTTATGCTCGATGCATACCATATTATGGGATGGCACTAAATGGAACAAGTGCGAAATGCATCAGTTAGTGACGGCCTCTGATGTGAAGAAAGCGTATAGAAAGGCTTGCTTGGCAGTTCATCCTGACAAG CAAGTAGGTACCGAGAATGAGAACCTAGCAAAACTAATTTTCATGGAACTAAACAATGCTTGGAGCGATTTTGAGAATGATGCGTCGCAGCAGAATATGTTCGGAAgctaa
- the LOC136348406 gene encoding tigger transposable element-derived protein 4-like — protein MNGEKEPLLIIGKAARPRAFKNIDLNKLPVMWKFNKKAWMTVDIMTEWLRDFDRQMGAQKRQILLFLDNACSHPKEINLKNIKLCFLPPNCTSVCQPLDQGIIKNFKFNYRTLLLKHLLVNIDDANSAQDLVKIITLLDAIFYANKAWSEVTSVTIKNCFKNAFHIENSKLEEQYDPEEELPLSLLAEIYKKKVPLGITQESFENFFIMDQNLFVEEMQEEFVSDSILKNMDVEKSESDESDDDQESAAEIECSINTYNEAIKSVKALRVFSLHQGDTKALKMLSNLEIHYQEAFLKRKIRQTTLDEFLS, from the coding sequence ATGAATGGTGAAAAAGAACCACTCTTGATAATTGGAAAAGCTGCTAGGCCGagagcatttaaaaatattgacttaAACAAACTTCCAGTGatgtggaaatttaacaaaaaggcTTGGATGACCGTTGACATAATGACTGAATGGCTAAGAGACTTTGACCGACAAATGGGTGctcaaaaacgacaaattctattatttttggacAACGCTTGTTCGCATCCTAAAGAAATCaatctcaaaaatataaaactatgTTTTCTTCCCCCAAATTGCACAAGCGTGTGCCAACCGCTGGACCAAGGAATTAtcaagaatttcaaatttaattacaggactttattattgaaacACTTACTGGTAAACATCGATGATGCAAATTCTGCACAggatttagtaaaaataataactttattgGATGCAATATTCTATGCAAATAAAGCATGGAGTGAAGTGACTAGCGTtactataaaaaattgttttaaaaacgcaTTTCACATTGAAAACTCAAAGTTAGAAGAACAGTACGATCCGGAAGAAGAACTCCCTCTATCCCTGCTAGCGgagatttataagaaaaaagtgcCTTTAGGAATAACGCAAGAgagctttgaaaatttttttatcatggatcaaaatttatttgtggaaGAAATGCAAGAGGAATTTGTTtcagattcaattttaaaaaacatggaTGTTGAAAAAAGTGAGTCAGATGAGTCCGATGATGACCAAGAAAGTGCAGCAGAAATAGAATGCAGTATTAACACCTACAATGAAGCAATTAAATCGGTAAAGGCACTGAGAGTCTTTTCTTTACACCAAGGAGACACCAAAGccttaaaaatgttgtcaaatttagaaatacaCTATCAAGAAgcctttttgaaaagaaaaatccgTCAAACTACGTTAgatgaatttttatcttaa